agtgatctgcctgcctcagcctcccaaagtgctgggattacaggcatgagccaccgtgcctggcctgttgttttcttttactttttttttttttttttgagacggagtctcgctctgtcgcccaggctggagtgcagtggcgcgatctcggctcactgcaagctccacctccccggttcacgccattctcctgcctcagcctcccgagtagctgggactacaggcgcccacaaccgcgcccggctaattttttttttttgtatttttagtagagacggggtttcaccgtggtctcgatctcctgaccttgtgatccgcccgcctcggcctcccaaagtgctgggattacaggcgtgagccaccgcgcccggctgttttcttttgagacagggtctcactctgttgcctaggctggagtgcagaacccggctcactgcagcttcaacctcctgggctcaggtgatcttcccacctcagcctcccggatagctgggactacaggcgtgcaccaccacgtctaattttttgtagagacagggtttctttctttcttttttttttttattttgaaatgaagtctcgctcttgtcccccaggctggagtgcaatggcacgatctcaagcatttctcctgcctcagcctcccaagtagctgggattacaggttcaggctaccacgcctggctaatttttatattactagagacagggtttcaccttgctggccaggctggtctcaaactcttgacctcaggtgatcgacccgcctcagcctcccaaagtgctaggattacaggcatgagccaccgcgcccagccgagacagggtttcaccatgttgcccaagctggtcttgaattgctgggctcaagtgatcctcccatcttggcctcccaaagtgctgggattacaggcatgagccaccacaccccgtgatggtattattttaaatcatagaaatggccgggcacagtggctcatgcctgtaatcccagcactttgggaggccaagatgggcggatcacgaggtcaggagatcgagaccatcctggctaacacggtgaaacctcgtctctactaaaaatacaaaaaattagcaaggagtggtggcgggcgcctgtagtcccagctacttgggaggctgaggcaggagaaaggcgtgaaaccaggaggtggagcttgcagtgagccaagatcgcaccactgcactccagcctgggcgacagagggagacactgtctcaggaaaaaaaaaaatcatagacatGTTTTAGGCAGATTTTGATGTTTGctatatttcacaattttttaaagaaaaagatctaACATCTCCACTTATGAGGTTCCTAGAACAGTCAGCTTCATAGAGACAGAAGCAGAATGGTGGCTAACAGGGGCTGGGGGGATGGGGAATTAATGTTTAATggggagagttttttttttttttttttgagatggagtctcattctgtcacccaggttggagtgaagtcatgtgatctcggctcactgcaacctctgcctcctgggttcaagtgactctcctgcctcagcctcccaagtagctgggattacaggcacctgccaccacatccagctaatttttgtatttttagtagggacagggtttcaccatgttggccaggctggtttcgaactcccaacctcaggtgattcacctgtcaaagtgttgggattacaggcatgagccatagctcCCAGccctgagacacagtctcactctatcacccaggctggagtgcagtggtgccatctcgtggtcactgcaacctccacctcccaggttcaagtgattctcgtgcctcagcctccctagtagcttcgattacaggcacctgccactgtgcctggctaattttatatttttagtagagacgaggtttcaccatgttggccaggctggtctcaaactgctgacctcaagggatctgcccacctcagcctcccaaagtgctgggattacagacatgaaccacagcacctggccaaaatttcagttttataagataaaaaagttctggagatggtggtgctggttgcacaacaatgtgagtaTACTTgatgccacagaactgtacacttaaaatggctaaaatggtaaattttattttgagacagggccttactctgtggcccaggatggagtggagtggcatggtgcgatctcagctcactgcaacttctgcatccctggctcaggtgatcctcctacctcagcctcccaagtagctgggactacaggcatgtgctaccacgtcaagctaatttttctatttttagtagagagggtttctccatgttgcccaagctggtctggaactcttgggctcaagtgatccactgcccctggccaagatggtaacttttatatgtattttaccacacaaacacacaaaaatctaaCATCTCCCAGCTAGGATCAGGATGGAAACCACCAAATAAAAAGACTACATAGTCAACTGAGCAGAAAGCAAGATCTGTAATAAACATTTACTTTCTTAGCAAATCCTCAAAACCATAACATGAGGTAGGAACTTTTATTATCACAAGTCCAGAGAGGTAAACTTACTTGCTCAATGCCACACAGCAAGCAAGTGGCCTGTCCAGGATGTGATCTTAGGTTTGTCCGACTGCAGAGCCCCCACCCTCACTTTCCAGTGTGTGTGAGGGGGTCAGGAACAGAGGGAGGACTATTGTAAGCGGAGCCCCAGGCACTGTAGGGTCCTGGAGAAATAAGGGGGCAGTGGTGCCAGGAGCTCGATGGGGGTGTCCCTGGCCCTGGTGCCTGGGAGGAGGAGCCGATGTAGGTGGAGGTGCAAGGGCAGCTGGGCAGCCTGGGAGGGGGTCAGGTGGAGGCGTCTGAGGAGGGCTTCATCCAGGACCTGGAGCAGAGAGGTACGTTGTGTTGAGCCCCACATTTTCCAAGCAGCTGGGTACCCACCTCTAAGGGAAATGGGAGTAAGGTGGGCGCTTCCTCTATTCCCCACTGTTCTGCTGCTGTTAATCACATCTTCTTTATACACAGATGTGCACATTCATACAGGCACTCACACTGCAGCAGAGACTGGCTAGGGGGTCACCCAATCAGTTTCCTCCTAGGCACATGCCTCAACTCCATTTCCCAGCCCTCTCACAGCTTGGTGAGACGTGAGTGAGCTCTAGCCAAGTGAATGTAGGTGGCAGTATGTATGCCACttccacacctggcccagaaaaGCCTTACCCACTTGAACCTACACTGTCTCCCTTATCTGGCTGGATATCaacagcctgggtccctgagtaCTTACTGCTTGGAGCAGAGCCCACTCCCGTTATTTGACCTTAACATGAGGGCACAGTTCTTGTGTTAAGATTCTGGTAGTCTGGGCTTACTCTGTTAGAGCAGGTAG
This sequence is a window from Macaca fascicularis isolate 582-1 chromosome 2, T2T-MFA8v1.1. Protein-coding genes within it:
- the RPUSD3 gene encoding mitochondrial mRNA pseudouridine synthase RPUSD3 isoform X10 is translated as MVLQLCPVLGDHTYSARVGTVLGQRFLLPAESTKPQRQVLDEALLRRLHLTPSQAAQLPLHLHLHRLLLPGTRARDTPIELLAPLPPYFSRTLQCLGLRLQ